The proteins below are encoded in one region of Micromonospora sp. DSM 45708:
- a CDS encoding response regulator: protein MIDVLVVDDDFMVARIHRGFVDRIDGFRVVGTASTGEEAVAAVDRLRPDLVLLDLYLPDMFGLDVVTRIRAARHDCDVLVISAAREAEAVRRAVRYGAVNYLLKPFGFDELRTRLEQYAVRRTAVRATVVADQADVDRVLSRSGSPAATATLPRGLSSETAELVERALRAHEGTLSASECADRVGISRVSARRYLEHFSGTGRAEVTLKYGAAGRPERRYTWRA, encoded by the coding sequence ATGATCGACGTACTCGTCGTCGACGACGACTTCATGGTGGCCCGGATCCACCGTGGCTTCGTCGACCGGATCGACGGCTTCCGGGTGGTCGGCACCGCCAGCACCGGCGAGGAGGCGGTGGCCGCGGTCGACCGGCTCCGCCCCGACCTGGTCCTGCTCGACCTCTACCTGCCCGACATGTTCGGCCTCGACGTGGTGACCCGCATCCGGGCCGCCCGGCACGACTGCGACGTGCTGGTGATCAGCGCTGCCCGGGAGGCCGAGGCGGTCCGTCGCGCGGTCCGCTACGGCGCGGTCAACTACCTGCTCAAGCCGTTCGGCTTCGACGAGCTGCGGACCCGCCTGGAGCAGTACGCCGTCCGCCGGACCGCCGTCCGCGCGACGGTCGTCGCCGACCAGGCCGACGTCGACCGGGTGCTGTCGCGCAGCGGCTCGCCCGCTGCCACCGCGACCCTGCCGCGGGGCCTCAGCTCGGAAACCGCCGAGCTGGTCGAGCGCGCCCTGCGCGCGCACGAGGGGACGCTCTCGGCCAGCGAGTGCGCCGATCGGGTCGGCATCTCCCGGGTCAGCGCCCGCCGCTACCTGGAGCACTTCTCCGGTACGGGCCGGGCCGAGGTCACCCTGAAGTACGGCGCGGCGGGGCGCCCCGAGCGCCGCTACACCTGGCGGGCCTGA
- a CDS encoding tripartite tricarboxylate transporter TctB family protein: MTTRPDRGGDPPSRPPGVPVVPAQPGPATPPAGAAPTPAAPVDPAAPVDPAPAPPVTGAVGVEPAAPGTPQEPAATAGTDPAADAVAEPAPKPDRAQYGVCAFLALVGGLVIVDATTRIGSAINTADPIGPKPVPILLGVLLLVVAVIYGVDVARGGAGEPEAGEDVDLSLPVDWRTVLLLIGAFAVNAVLIDRLGWVISGTILFWGSAYALGNRHYVRNLLIAVAMSLITFYTFAIGLGVDLPAGVLQGIL; the protein is encoded by the coding sequence ATGACGACGCGACCGGACCGGGGCGGCGACCCGCCGTCCCGGCCTCCGGGCGTACCGGTCGTCCCGGCACAGCCGGGCCCGGCGACCCCGCCGGCCGGCGCGGCCCCCACACCGGCTGCACCGGTCGATCCGGCCGCACCGGTCGATCCGGCACCGGCACCGCCCGTGACCGGGGCGGTCGGCGTCGAGCCGGCCGCGCCGGGCACGCCGCAGGAGCCGGCGGCGACGGCCGGGACGGACCCGGCGGCGGACGCCGTGGCGGAGCCGGCCCCGAAGCCGGACCGGGCGCAGTACGGCGTGTGTGCGTTCCTCGCCCTGGTCGGCGGGCTGGTCATCGTCGACGCCACGACCCGGATCGGAAGCGCGATCAACACGGCCGACCCGATCGGCCCGAAGCCGGTGCCGATCCTGCTCGGCGTGCTGCTGCTCGTCGTCGCGGTGATCTACGGCGTGGACGTGGCCCGCGGCGGCGCCGGCGAGCCGGAGGCCGGCGAGGACGTCGACCTGAGTCTTCCCGTCGACTGGCGCACGGTGCTGCTGCTGATCGGCGCGTTCGCGGTCAACGCCGTGCTCATCGACCGGCTCGGCTGGGTGATCAGCGGAACGATCCTCTTCTGGGGGTCCGCGTACGCGTTGGGCAACCGGCACTACGTGCGCAACCTGCTGATCGCCGTCGCGATGTCCCTGATCACGTTCTACACCTTCGCCATCGGGCTCGGCGTCGACCTCCCCGCCGGCGTGCTGCAAGGGATTCTGTAG
- a CDS encoding universal stress protein, which yields MTVLVGYVPSPLGEAALRAAIEQARFRGEPVLVVNTSRGDAYADPRLAPEPDLERVVRELVAAGVPHNVRQLMRGRDAAEEIVEIVEREDVSLVVIGIRHRTPVGKLIMGSTAQEILLRVPCPVLAVKAG from the coding sequence ATGACGGTGCTGGTGGGGTACGTCCCCTCGCCGCTGGGCGAGGCGGCGCTGCGCGCCGCGATCGAGCAGGCCCGGTTCCGGGGCGAGCCGGTGCTGGTGGTGAACACCTCACGGGGCGACGCGTACGCCGACCCGCGGCTCGCCCCGGAACCGGACCTGGAGCGGGTGGTCCGCGAGTTGGTCGCCGCCGGGGTGCCACACAATGTCCGGCAGCTCATGCGGGGCCGGGACGCGGCGGAGGAGATCGTCGAGATCGTCGAGCGGGAGGACGTGTCGCTGGTCGTGATCGGCATCCGGCACCGCACGCCGGTCGGCAAGCTGATCATGGGCTCGACGGCGCAGGAGATCCTGCTCCGGGTGCCCTGTCCGGTGCTCGCCGTGAAGGCCGGCTGA
- a CDS encoding tripartite tricarboxylate transporter permease has protein sequence MDNLANLLDGFASVLTPMNLLFALIGVTIGTAVGVLPGIGPAMTVALLLPVTYGMEPAQAFIMFAGIFYGGMYGGSTTSILLNTPGESSSVVTAIEGNKMAKAGRAAQALATAAIGSFVAGTIATVLLVVVTPPVVQFAISLGAPDYFALMLLAFVSVTAVLGASRVRGFASLLIGLVIGVIGIDQSGQQRLTFGLPQLADGIDVVVVAVGIFAVGEALWIAAHLRRKSGEVIPVGQPWMGKQDWKRSWKPWLRGTAFGFPFGAVPAGGAEIPTFLSYVTEKKLTKHPEEFGRGAIEGVAGPEAANNASAAGTLVPMLAIGLPTNATAAVMLAAFEGYGIQPGPLLFTRESSLVWTLIASLFIGNLLLLVLNLPLAPAWARLLRIPRPYLYAGILFFASMGAYAVNAQPFDLYLLLALGLLGFGMRRFGLPILPLIVGTILGPRAELQGRRALQLSGGELHGLIGGWVSWLIYATIAVVLLWPLIGRFVVRPLRERWVTA, from the coding sequence ATGGACAACCTCGCCAACCTGCTCGACGGGTTCGCCAGTGTGCTGACCCCGATGAACCTGCTGTTCGCGCTGATCGGGGTGACCATCGGCACCGCCGTCGGCGTGCTGCCCGGCATCGGCCCGGCGATGACCGTGGCGCTGCTGCTGCCGGTCACCTACGGGATGGAGCCGGCCCAGGCGTTCATCATGTTCGCCGGCATCTTCTACGGCGGCATGTACGGCGGTTCCACCACCTCGATCCTGCTGAACACCCCCGGCGAGTCCTCGTCGGTGGTGACCGCGATCGAGGGCAACAAGATGGCGAAGGCGGGTCGGGCCGCCCAGGCGCTGGCCACCGCCGCGATCGGCTCGTTCGTCGCCGGCACCATCGCCACCGTGCTGCTGGTGGTGGTCACCCCGCCGGTGGTGCAGTTCGCGATCAGCCTCGGCGCACCCGACTACTTCGCGCTGATGCTGCTGGCGTTCGTGTCCGTGACCGCGGTGCTCGGCGCGTCCCGGGTACGCGGCTTCGCCTCGCTGCTGATCGGCCTGGTGATCGGCGTGATCGGCATCGACCAGTCCGGCCAGCAGCGGCTCACCTTCGGGCTGCCGCAGCTCGCCGACGGCATCGACGTGGTCGTGGTGGCGGTGGGCATCTTCGCCGTGGGCGAGGCGCTCTGGATCGCCGCGCACCTGCGCCGCAAGTCCGGCGAGGTGATCCCGGTGGGCCAGCCGTGGATGGGGAAGCAGGACTGGAAGCGGTCCTGGAAGCCGTGGCTGCGCGGCACGGCGTTCGGCTTCCCGTTCGGCGCGGTGCCGGCCGGCGGAGCGGAGATCCCCACGTTCCTGTCGTACGTCACCGAGAAGAAGCTGACGAAGCACCCGGAGGAGTTCGGCCGGGGCGCGATCGAGGGCGTCGCCGGGCCGGAGGCGGCGAACAACGCCTCGGCCGCCGGCACCCTGGTGCCGATGCTGGCGATCGGCCTGCCGACCAACGCCACCGCCGCGGTGATGCTGGCCGCCTTCGAGGGGTACGGCATCCAGCCCGGCCCGCTGCTCTTCACCCGGGAGTCCAGCCTGGTCTGGACGCTGATCGCCAGTCTCTTCATCGGCAACCTGCTGCTGCTCGTGTTGAACCTGCCGCTCGCCCCGGCCTGGGCGCGGCTGCTGCGGATCCCGCGCCCCTACCTCTACGCCGGGATCCTCTTCTTCGCCTCGATGGGCGCGTACGCGGTCAACGCGCAGCCGTTCGACCTGTACCTGCTGCTCGCCCTCGGTCTGCTCGGCTTCGGCATGCGCCGCTTCGGGCTGCCGATCCTGCCGCTGATCGTCGGCACGATTCTCGGACCGCGTGCCGAGTTGCAGGGTCGGCGCGCGTTGCAGCTCTCCGGCGGTGAGCTGCACGGGCTGATCGGCGGCTGGGTGTCCTGGCTGATCTACGCCACGATCGCCGTGGTGCTCCTCTGGCCGCTGATCGGCCGGTTCGTGGTCCGTCCGCTGCGCGAAAGGTGGGTGACGGCATGA
- a CDS encoding Bug family tripartite tricarboxylate transporter substrate binding protein — protein sequence MATRRNVLVMGVAAATALALAACGATADKNEGGSGDDGKPVSGLRIMVPNTPGGGYDTTARTAAKVMEDAKIATGVQVFNLPGAGGTVGLQRTVNEKGNGKLAMQMGLGVVGASYTSKSAATLTQTTPLAKMIEEAGAIVVPKDSPYQTINDLVAAWKANPKGIAVGGGSSPGGPDHLLPMQLAKTVGIDPKQVNFVSYDGGGELLPAVLGGKVAFGASGFGEFLDQVEAGQIRVLAVTSEAPIEALKDVPTLKSAGIDLVFTNWRGIVAPPGISDADRKVWIDALTKMHDSAEWKAELTKRGWTDAFVTGDEFGTFLTEQDKAVADVLKQLGLA from the coding sequence ATGGCAACCAGAAGAAACGTGCTGGTCATGGGGGTCGCCGCCGCCACGGCGCTGGCCCTGGCTGCCTGCGGCGCCACCGCCGACAAGAACGAGGGCGGCTCCGGCGACGACGGCAAACCGGTCAGCGGCCTCCGCATCATGGTGCCGAACACGCCCGGTGGCGGATACGACACCACCGCCCGGACCGCCGCGAAGGTGATGGAGGACGCCAAGATCGCCACCGGCGTGCAGGTGTTCAACCTGCCCGGCGCGGGTGGCACGGTCGGCCTCCAGCGGACCGTGAACGAGAAGGGCAACGGCAAGCTGGCCATGCAGATGGGCCTGGGCGTGGTCGGTGCCTCCTACACCTCCAAGTCCGCGGCGACGCTGACCCAGACCACCCCGCTGGCCAAGATGATCGAGGAGGCCGGCGCCATCGTGGTGCCGAAGGACTCCCCGTACCAGACCATCAACGACCTGGTCGCGGCGTGGAAGGCCAATCCCAAGGGCATCGCGGTCGGCGGCGGCTCCTCGCCCGGCGGCCCGGACCACCTGCTGCCCATGCAGCTCGCCAAGACCGTCGGCATCGACCCGAAGCAGGTCAACTTCGTGTCGTACGACGGCGGCGGCGAACTGCTGCCGGCCGTGCTCGGCGGCAAGGTGGCCTTCGGCGCCAGCGGGTTCGGCGAGTTCCTCGACCAGGTCGAGGCCGGCCAGATCCGGGTCCTCGCGGTGACCAGCGAGGCCCCGATCGAGGCGCTCAAGGACGTGCCGACCCTGAAGTCCGCCGGCATCGACCTGGTCTTCACCAACTGGCGGGGCATCGTCGCGCCGCCCGGGATCAGCGACGCCGACCGGAAGGTCTGGATCGACGCGCTGACCAAGATGCACGACTCCGCGGAGTGGAAGGCCGAGCTGACGAAGCGTGGCTGGACCGACGCGTTCGTCACCGGTGACGAGTTCGGCACGTTCCTGACCGAGCAGGACAAGGCAGTCGCCGACGTGCTCAAGCAGCTCGGATTGGCATGA
- a CDS encoding sensor histidine kinase, giving the protein MEWAVAIAVAVALVTGLVAGSLLSGPVDEWRRRRASRGGGPTRRDAGRPTIPDEAQGGLSGLGRKTIDSLRAGVVVLDPDDVPVLVNPAARAMGLLRAGATPGSIAAHPLIRTLAGQVRRTGVRREIELDLPRGRDSAGDNPLGVHLRAMGLGSGYISIEAVDVTESHRLARVRRDFVANVSHELKTPIGALQLLAEALVDATEPAVDDGPDLSEDLIAARRFAERIQHESTRLGRLVQELLELTRLQGAEPQPAPEPVSLDWVLAEVVDRTRTAATARRVEIVVAGQRGLTAYGSDSQLATAVANLVENAVTYSAEDTTVRVTTRATDEHVEIAVADQGIGIAPNDVDRIFERFYRADQARSRATGGTGLGLAIVKHIASNHGGRVDVSSTLGGGSTFTLRLPARPPDDLEATLASAGIEAGPAELRQV; this is encoded by the coding sequence GTGGAGTGGGCGGTGGCCATCGCGGTGGCCGTGGCGCTGGTGACCGGGCTGGTCGCCGGGTCGCTGCTGTCCGGACCCGTGGACGAATGGCGGCGCCGCCGGGCGTCGCGGGGCGGCGGGCCCACCCGCCGTGACGCAGGGAGGCCGACGATTCCGGACGAAGCACAGGGGGGCCTCTCCGGGCTCGGCCGCAAGACGATCGACTCGTTGCGCGCCGGCGTGGTGGTGCTCGACCCCGACGACGTGCCGGTGCTGGTGAACCCGGCCGCCCGCGCGATGGGCCTGCTCCGCGCCGGGGCGACCCCGGGCTCGATCGCGGCGCACCCGCTGATCCGTACGCTGGCCGGGCAGGTCCGCCGCACCGGCGTGCGTCGCGAGATCGAGCTGGACCTGCCCCGGGGTCGCGACAGCGCCGGCGACAACCCGCTCGGCGTGCACCTGCGGGCCATGGGACTCGGCTCGGGCTACATCTCGATCGAGGCGGTCGACGTCACCGAGTCGCACCGTCTCGCCCGGGTCCGCCGCGACTTCGTGGCCAACGTGAGCCACGAGCTGAAGACCCCGATCGGCGCGCTCCAACTGCTCGCCGAGGCGCTGGTGGACGCGACCGAGCCGGCCGTCGACGACGGGCCCGACCTGTCCGAGGACCTGATCGCCGCGCGGCGGTTCGCCGAGCGGATCCAGCACGAGTCGACCCGGCTCGGCCGGCTGGTGCAGGAGTTGCTGGAGCTGACCCGGCTCCAGGGCGCCGAACCCCAGCCCGCGCCCGAACCGGTCTCCCTGGACTGGGTGCTCGCCGAGGTGGTCGACCGGACCCGCACCGCGGCCACCGCCCGCCGGGTGGAGATCGTCGTGGCCGGGCAGCGGGGCCTGACCGCGTACGGGAGCGACAGTCAGCTCGCCACCGCGGTGGCCAACCTGGTGGAGAACGCGGTCACCTACTCGGCCGAGGACACCACGGTCCGGGTGACCACGCGGGCCACCGACGAACACGTCGAGATCGCGGTGGCCGACCAGGGCATCGGCATCGCCCCGAACGACGTCGACCGGATCTTCGAGCGGTTCTACCGCGCCGACCAGGCCCGCTCCCGGGCGACCGGTGGCACCGGCCTGGGGCTGGCCATCGTGAAACACATCGCCAGCAACCATGGCGGTCGGGTGGATGTGTCGAGCACCCTTGGTGGGGGCTCGACGTTCACCCTCCGGCTGCCTGCCCGCCCCCCGGACGACCTGGAGGCGACACTCGCCTCCGCTGGGATCGAGGCCGGCCCGGCCGAGCTCCGGCAGGTCTGA
- a CDS encoding sensor histidine kinase: MVAVTSRRRTLAGQLLILQLAIIVVVLVAVAAVSLAQSAATFNRVEGRRVATLGERLGGSPLLRDQLDQPSPGEAIAPLVQNTLTQYGVTSVTVANARGRVVASTNPTLVGTPVVLGDPVVAQGRSWFGELETDGSRELTAQVPVLGDDPEKNLGRYLGVVVVGEASPTWSQRLVGASSYLLTYLGIACGLGVVGSWLLARRIKRQTLGLEPREIAGLAEHREALLHGIAEGVIALDTQHRVTLVNAVGRRLLDLPEQCLGRSLTELRITGRLRDVLAGAGSGTEARDQVVVRGGRVLVMNRMTVHKDGRRLGSVTTLRDRTELARLEQEIGSFRSTTELLRAQTHEFANQLHTISGLIQIGEHDEVVRYVDTLSRHRASLDLTVTSRIHDTAVAALLMAKSAVAAERRVELRISERTGLDRLPPELAADVATVLGNLLDNAVEAVAGDPSDQAAWVEAELRQDAASVEIVVRDSGPGVAPELAQEVFTHGFTTKAAEGGERGIGLALTRLVCHRRGGEVAVTNTDEGAMFTARMSVRAGVPEVAR, from the coding sequence GTGGTCGCGGTCACGTCCCGGCGTCGTACGCTCGCCGGGCAGCTGCTGATCCTCCAGCTCGCGATCATCGTCGTGGTGCTGGTGGCGGTGGCCGCCGTCTCGCTGGCGCAGTCGGCGGCGACCTTCAACCGGGTCGAGGGACGCCGGGTCGCCACCCTCGGCGAACGGCTCGGCGGCAGCCCGCTGCTCCGCGACCAGCTCGACCAGCCCTCGCCCGGCGAGGCGATCGCCCCGCTGGTGCAGAACACCCTCACCCAGTACGGCGTCACCTCGGTGACCGTGGCGAACGCCCGGGGCCGGGTGGTCGCGTCCACGAACCCGACGCTGGTCGGCACCCCGGTCGTGCTCGGCGACCCCGTTGTCGCGCAGGGCCGGAGCTGGTTCGGTGAGCTGGAGACCGACGGGTCACGGGAGCTGACCGCCCAGGTGCCGGTGCTCGGCGACGACCCGGAGAAGAACCTGGGCCGGTACCTCGGCGTGGTGGTGGTCGGCGAGGCGTCACCGACCTGGTCGCAACGGCTGGTCGGCGCCTCGTCGTACCTGCTCACCTACCTGGGCATCGCCTGCGGCCTCGGCGTGGTCGGATCGTGGCTGCTCGCCCGCCGGATCAAGCGGCAGACGCTCGGCCTGGAACCCCGCGAGATCGCCGGGCTGGCCGAGCACCGGGAGGCGCTCCTGCACGGCATCGCCGAGGGGGTGATCGCACTGGACACGCAGCACCGGGTCACCCTGGTCAACGCGGTCGGACGGCGGCTGCTCGACCTCCCCGAGCAGTGCCTCGGCCGGAGCCTCACCGAGCTGCGGATCACCGGCCGGCTGCGGGACGTGCTGGCCGGTGCGGGCAGCGGCACGGAGGCCCGGGACCAGGTGGTGGTCCGGGGCGGCCGGGTGCTGGTGATGAACCGGATGACGGTGCACAAGGACGGCCGGCGGCTCGGCTCCGTCACCACACTGCGGGACCGCACCGAGCTGGCCCGCCTGGAGCAGGAGATCGGCTCGTTCCGCAGCACCACCGAGCTGCTCCGGGCGCAGACCCACGAGTTCGCCAACCAGTTGCACACCATTTCCGGGCTGATCCAGATCGGTGAGCACGACGAGGTGGTCCGGTACGTCGACACGCTGAGCCGGCACCGCGCCTCGCTCGACCTGACGGTGACCAGCCGGATCCACGACACGGCGGTGGCGGCGCTGCTCATGGCGAAGTCGGCGGTGGCCGCCGAGCGCCGGGTGGAACTGCGGATCTCCGAACGGACCGGGCTGGACCGGCTGCCGCCGGAACTCGCCGCCGACGTGGCCACCGTGCTCGGCAACCTGCTGGACAACGCGGTCGAGGCGGTGGCCGGCGACCCCTCCGACCAGGCCGCCTGGGTCGAGGCCGAGCTTCGCCAGGACGCCGCCTCGGTGGAGATCGTGGTCCGCGATTCCGGCCCCGGCGTGGCGCCGGAACTGGCCCAGGAGGTGTTCACGCACGGTTTCACCACCAAGGCTGCCGAGGGCGGCGAGCGCGGTATCGGTCTGGCGCTCACCCGGCTGGTCTGCCACCGTCGTGGGGGCGAGGTCGCGGTGACCAACACCGACGAGGGAGCGATGTTCACCGCCCGGATGTCGGTGCGCGCGGGCGTGCCGGAGGTGGCGCGATGA
- a CDS encoding MFS transporter, with protein sequence MAPGDPAVPGRAQTGLLLAHTVTVQAVTFMLRPASAYRALELDVPGAWLGVLGASFAVVPLVLAVPSGHAVDRFGERRVALAGSVLLVAAGLGFVLLAGSVVGLVLASMALGTAHLCAVVAQQALVANRTPADRYDAAFGYYTFAASLGQALGPGLIVLFGGDRTIPDTRAIFFGATVVALPLLVVTLFLRPSGHHRRAADGRDAGGLRDLLRQPGLVRALTVSCVVLAAVDITLVYLPALGAERGIAAGSIGILLGVRAVASMASRLLLGRLVAALGRRVVLVGTVALSAVGLALLLPPLPFAVLLVVVAVAGLGLGAGQPLTMSFLAEVAPPGLRGRAMSLRLTGNRLGQVLIPSAAGALAAGTGAAGVLGCTAAGLAGAAVAATRLHRPADPHP encoded by the coding sequence ATGGCGCCCGGGGACCCCGCGGTTCCCGGGCGCGCCCAGACCGGCCTGCTGCTCGCGCACACCGTGACCGTGCAGGCGGTCACCTTCATGCTCCGGCCGGCGTCCGCGTACCGGGCGCTGGAACTGGACGTGCCGGGGGCCTGGCTGGGTGTGCTCGGGGCCAGCTTCGCCGTCGTACCCCTGGTGCTGGCCGTGCCGTCCGGGCACGCCGTGGACCGGTTCGGCGAGCGCCGCGTCGCGCTCGCCGGGTCGGTCCTGCTGGTCGCCGCCGGCCTCGGCTTCGTGCTGCTCGCCGGCTCGGTGGTCGGACTGGTCCTGGCCAGCATGGCGCTCGGCACCGCGCACCTCTGCGCGGTGGTCGCCCAGCAGGCGCTGGTCGCCAACCGCACGCCGGCCGACCGGTACGACGCGGCGTTCGGCTACTACACCTTCGCCGCCTCACTGGGGCAGGCACTCGGCCCCGGCCTGATCGTGCTCTTCGGCGGGGACCGCACGATCCCCGACACCCGGGCCATCTTTTTCGGCGCCACGGTGGTGGCGCTGCCACTGCTGGTCGTCACGCTGTTCCTGCGCCCGTCCGGACACCACCGGCGGGCCGCCGACGGCCGCGACGCCGGCGGGCTGCGCGACCTGCTCCGCCAGCCTGGCCTGGTCCGTGCCCTGACGGTGAGCTGTGTCGTCCTGGCGGCGGTCGACATCACCCTGGTCTACCTGCCCGCGCTCGGCGCGGAACGCGGCATCGCCGCCGGCTCGATCGGCATCCTGCTCGGGGTCCGGGCGGTCGCCTCGATGGCGTCCCGGCTGCTGCTCGGCCGGCTGGTGGCGGCCCTCGGCCGGCGGGTCGTGCTGGTCGGCACGGTGGCGCTCTCCGCCGTCGGCCTGGCCCTGCTGCTGCCGCCGCTGCCGTTCGCGGTCCTGCTGGTGGTGGTCGCGGTGGCCGGGCTCGGGCTGGGTGCCGGCCAGCCGCTGACCATGTCGTTCCTGGCCGAGGTGGCTCCACCCGGGCTGCGCGGCCGGGCCATGTCGCTGCGGCTCACCGGCAACCGGCTCGGTCAGGTGCTCATCCCCAGCGCGGCCGGCGCGCTCGCGGCCGGCACCGGCGCGGCCGGCGTGCTCGGCTGCACCGCGGCCGGCCTGGCCGGCGCGGCCGTCGCCGCCACCCGCCTGCACCGACCCGCGGACCCGCATCCCTGA
- a CDS encoding phosphoglyceromutase produces the protein MTASEGPTIGTLVLLRHGESDWNAKNLFTGWVDVDLTDKGETEARRGGVLLREHDLLPDVVHTSLLRRAIRTAELALNAADRHWIAVRRSWRLNERHYGALQGKDKKQTLDEYGEEQFMLWRRSYDTPPPPIDDADEWSQVGDPRYALLPTELMPRTECLKDVVDRMLPYWYDSIVPDILAGRTVLVAAHGNSLRALVKHLDQISDEAIAKLNIPTGIPLRYDLDADLRPQVLGGTYLDPEAAKSAAAAVANQGR, from the coding sequence ATGACTGCGAGCGAAGGGCCCACCATCGGGACGCTGGTCCTGCTGCGGCACGGCGAGAGCGACTGGAACGCCAAGAACCTCTTCACCGGTTGGGTCGACGTCGACCTGACCGACAAGGGCGAGACCGAGGCGCGGCGCGGCGGCGTGCTGCTCCGCGAGCACGACCTGCTGCCGGACGTGGTGCACACCAGCCTGTTGCGCCGGGCGATCCGCACCGCCGAGCTGGCGCTGAACGCCGCCGACCGACACTGGATCGCGGTGCGCCGGTCGTGGCGGCTCAACGAGCGCCACTACGGCGCGCTCCAGGGCAAGGACAAGAAGCAGACCCTGGACGAGTACGGCGAGGAGCAGTTCATGCTCTGGCGCCGGTCGTACGACACGCCGCCGCCGCCGATCGACGACGCGGACGAGTGGTCGCAGGTCGGCGACCCCCGGTACGCGCTGCTGCCGACCGAGCTGATGCCGCGCACCGAGTGCCTCAAGGACGTCGTCGACCGGATGCTGCCCTACTGGTACGACTCGATCGTGCCGGACATCCTGGCCGGCCGGACGGTGCTGGTGGCGGCGCACGGCAACTCGCTGCGCGCGCTGGTCAAGCACCTCGACCAGATCTCCGACGAGGCCATCGCCAAGCTGAACATCCCGACCGGCATCCCGCTGCGCTACGACCTGGACGCCGACCTGCGTCCGCAGGTGCTCGGCGGCACCTACCTGGACCCCGAGGCGGCCAAGTCCGCCGCCGCCGCGGTCGCCAACCAGGGCCGCTGA
- a CDS encoding response regulator transcription factor yields MSRVLVVEDEESFSDALSYMLRKEGFEVSVAATGTSALTEFDRTGADIVLLDLMLPEMSGTEVCRQLRQRSHVPIIMVTARDSEIDKVVGLEIGADDYVTKPYSPRELVARIRAVLRRQSPEANESGAPTLAAGPVRMDIERHVVTVEGASVQLPLKEFELLELLLRNAGRVLTRGQLIDRVWGADYVGDTKTLDVHVKRLRSKVEPEPSTPRYIVTVRGLGYKFEP; encoded by the coding sequence TTGAGCCGCGTACTGGTGGTCGAGGACGAGGAGTCGTTCTCCGACGCCCTGTCCTACATGCTCCGCAAGGAGGGTTTCGAGGTCTCCGTCGCCGCGACCGGCACCTCCGCCCTCACCGAGTTCGACCGGACCGGCGCCGACATCGTGCTGCTCGACCTGATGCTGCCGGAGATGTCGGGCACCGAGGTCTGCCGCCAGCTCCGCCAGCGGTCGCACGTGCCGATCATCATGGTCACCGCCCGGGACAGTGAGATCGACAAGGTGGTCGGCCTGGAGATCGGGGCCGACGACTACGTGACCAAGCCGTACTCGCCCCGGGAGCTGGTCGCCCGGATCCGGGCGGTGCTGCGTCGGCAGAGCCCCGAGGCGAACGAGTCGGGCGCGCCGACCCTGGCCGCCGGCCCGGTCCGGATGGACATCGAGCGGCACGTGGTGACCGTGGAGGGCGCAAGCGTCCAGCTCCCGCTCAAGGAGTTCGAGCTGCTGGAGCTGCTGCTGCGTAACGCCGGCCGGGTGCTCACCCGGGGTCAGCTCATCGACCGGGTCTGGGGCGCCGACTACGTGGGCGACACCAAGACGCTGGACGTGCACGTGAAGCGGCTGCGCTCCAAGGTCGAGCCGGAGCCGTCCACGCCGCGCTACATCGTCACGGTCCGGGGCCTGGGCTACAAGTTCGAGCCCTAA
- the phoU gene encoding phosphate signaling complex protein PhoU yields MRDEFRADLQIVSQLLVDMAEAVRAAMRQATRGLLTADRVAAETVIARDAEIDDLYRHVEERVCDLLARQAPVASDLRAMITALHVAADLERMGDLADHVAKTALRRHPSPAVPAELRPVFTDMAGIADRMAEKIGAVLAKPDADVAAELDRDDDAMDDLHKSLFGVLLGDDWPYGVETAIDATLLGRFYERFADHAVNAGEHVVYLITGSSSA; encoded by the coding sequence ATGCGCGACGAGTTCCGGGCCGACCTGCAGATTGTCAGCCAACTGCTGGTGGACATGGCCGAGGCGGTGCGCGCAGCCATGCGGCAGGCCACCAGAGGGCTGCTCACCGCGGACCGCGTGGCGGCCGAGACGGTGATCGCGCGGGACGCCGAGATCGACGATCTCTACCGGCACGTGGAGGAGCGGGTCTGCGACCTGCTGGCGCGGCAGGCCCCGGTGGCATCCGACCTGCGGGCCATGATCACCGCGCTGCACGTGGCGGCCGACCTGGAGCGGATGGGCGACCTGGCCGACCACGTGGCCAAGACGGCGTTGCGCCGGCACCCCTCCCCGGCGGTGCCGGCCGAGCTGCGGCCGGTCTTCACCGACATGGCCGGCATCGCCGACCGGATGGCCGAGAAGATCGGCGCGGTGCTGGCCAAGCCCGACGCGGACGTCGCCGCCGAACTGGACCGCGACGACGACGCGATGGACGACCTGCACAAGAGCCTGTTCGGCGTACTGCTCGGCGACGACTGGCCGTACGGGGTGGAGACCGCGATCGACGCGACGCTGCTGGGCCGCTTCTACGAGCGCTTCGCCGACCACGCGGTGAACGCCGGTGAGCACGTGGTCTACCTGATCACCGGCTCCTCGTCCGCCTGA